One part of the Magallana gigas chromosome 5, xbMagGiga1.1, whole genome shotgun sequence genome encodes these proteins:
- the LOC105330863 gene encoding uncharacterized protein, which translates to MLKTVMIPTVIVISFMMMNTVAVTTDNRVILSGVLVGSALAASQYGSYTFSPLEFAAVTTALLVLNYPRKQTQTMKELCDSLGPKGYIWDVSNEICYHLNTIELNAVDAKRKCMSEHPNSRLLLIDSDKTYNFAVSIIDAFNTGPIYLQGTKSGPNFVDDDGQAITYFKWAAGEPGSGNYLRTDTATRLQETSSGTSFYKFICRLY; encoded by the exons ATGTTGAAGACTGTTATGATACCGACAGTGATCGTGATTTCATTCATGATGATGAATACTGTTGCCGTGACAACGGACAACCGTGTTATTCTAAGTGGAGTGCTGGTTGGTTCGGCTCTTGCGGCGTCACAAT atggGAGCTACACGTTTAGTCCGCTAGAGTTTGCAGCAGTGACGACTGCTCTTCTTGTTTTGAACTATCCTAGAAAACAGACGCAGACTATGaaag AATTATGTGATTCCCTTGGTCCTAAAGGATACATTTGGGAtgtatcaaatgaaatttgttatCATCTAAACACCATAGAGCTGAATGCTGTGGACGCAAAGAGAAAATGTATGTCAGAGCATCCAAACAGTCGACTCTTGTTGATAGACTCGGATAAAACCTACAATTTTGCAGTTTCAATTATCG ATGCATTCAACACTGGACCGATATATCTACAAGGAACTAAGTCAGGCCCCAACTTTGTTGACGACGATGGACAGGCTATTACTTACTTCAAATGGGCTGCAGGAGAACCTGGCAGTGGGAATTACCTTCGCACCGACACCGCTACACGTTTACAAGAGACATCATCTGGGACAAGCTTCTACAAATTTATATGTCGATTGTATTGA